The Daucus carota subsp. sativus chromosome 2, DH1 v3.0, whole genome shotgun sequence genome includes a window with the following:
- the LOC108206257 gene encoding cyanidin 3-O-galactoside 2''-O-xylosyltransferase FGGT1 has product MSDKKFHIAMYPWFAMGHLTSFLHLSNKFAERGHKILFFVPCKTLDKLKQFNLHPDLITFIPVTVPHVEGLPPGAETTADITYPMQPYLMTAMDMTQPTVEASLKELMPHFVFFDFTHWLPSVARPLGIKTIHYCTISSAATGYLIREKGSFKNIQFTEADLMEPPPGFPSSSMIKLFAHEARQLSGAGVKKYGKNISFSERVFTAFTECDAIAFKTCRELEGPYCDYVENHFKRPILLAGPVVPEQPASKLDEKWANWLDAQQPNSVIFCAFGSECILPSDRFQELLLGFELTSLPFLAALRPPFGIESIEAALPEGFNKRTQERGIVHGGWIQQQLILAHPSVGCFVTHCGYGSLSESLVNKCQLVLLPSVGDQFINARMMGRDLKVGVEVEIGENGVLTKTSICKAIQSVMDVDSEVGKEVRENHSKFRELLLGRGFEDSYIDGFVEKMQGFLQ; this is encoded by the coding sequence atgaGTGACAAAAAGTTTCACATTGCCATGTACCCATGGTTTGCCATGGGCCATCTTACTTCTTTTCTTCACCTTTCAAACAAATTTGCAGAGAGAGGTCACAAAATTCTCTTCTTTGTACCTTGTAAAACACTGGATAAATTGAAGCAATTCAATCTTCACCCAGATTTAATCACTTTCATTCCAGTCACTGTCCCTCATGTCGAAGGACTTCCTCCTGGTGCTGAAACAACTGCTGATATCACGTATCCGATGCAGCCTTATCTCATGACTGCCATGGATATGACACAACCAACTGTTGAGGCCTCTCTTAAAGAACTCATGCCACATTTTGTGTTCTTTGATTTCACGCATTGGTTGCCATCTGTGGCGCGGCCTTTAGGCATTAAGACCATTCATTATTGCACTATAAGCTCTGCAGCTACAGGATACCTGATAAGAGAAAAGGGTAGTTTTAAGAATATACAGTTCACAGAAGCTGATCTGATGGAACCTCCTCCAGGTTTTCCTTCTTCGTCAATGATAAAGCTCTTTGCACATGAAGCTCGGCAATTGAGTGGTGCAGGTGTGAAAAAATATGGCAAAAACATATCATTCTCTGAACGTGTTTTTACCGCGTTTACTGAATGTGATGCCATTGCTTTCAAAACTTGTAGAGAACTGGAAGGTCCATACTGTGACTATGTAGAGAATCATTTCAAGAGGCCTATTCTACTTGCAGGACCAGTAGTGCCAGAGCAGCCAGCttcaaaattagatgaaaaatggGCTAATTGGCTGGACGCACAGCAGCCAAATTCAGTAATTTTCTGCGCGTTTGGAAGTGAGTGTATCCTTCCAAGTGATCGGTTTCAAGAACTACTGTTAGGATTTGAGCTTACAAGTCTTCCCTTTTTGGCTGCTTTAAGGCCGCCATTTGGCATTGAGAGCATAGAAGCAGCATTGCCTGAAGGTTTTAACAAGAGAACTCAAGAAAGAGGTATAGTTCACGGAGGATGGATTCAGCAACAACTAATACTGGCACATCCTTCAGTGGGGTGCTTTGTTACTCACTGTGGATACGGGTCCTTGTCTGAGAGCTTAGTTAACAAATGCCAATTAGTTCTACTACCAAGTGTTGGCGATCAATTTATCAATGCAAGGATGATGGGCAGGGATTTGAAAGTGGGAGTGGAGGTTGAAATAGGAGAAAATGGTGTTCTTACAAAAACAAGCATCTGCAAGGCTATACAATCTGTGATGGATGTTGATAGTGAGGTTGGGAAGGAGGTAAGAGAAAATCACAGTAAGTTCAGAGAGCTATTGTTAGGAAGAGGCTTTGAGGATTCTTATATTGATGGCTTTGTGGAAAAGATGCAAGGTTTTCTGCAGTGA
- the LOC108208505 gene encoding WUSCHEL-related homeobox 9 — MAASNRHWPSMFKSKPHLHQWQQHEHHRTLLSSGCEERSNEPKPRWNPKPEQIRILEAIFNSGMVNPPRDEIRRIRVQLQEYGQVGDANVFYWFQNRKSRSKNKQQRSNKTNPHAHTPISSALSTMVPPSSSSSSSDKSSHKSSTIAPFSLNISPDGSSLNSPTPSVNQPFSHHFHPNGEFVQEPFFFPVLSGGDHGGAFTQGFSFPEISTNVITQASPVSDEQTGRSYSNLLLTDLMMNVGPVNYKKAEDGKNKALQQQEICSYSTPPATMSTNFTSLSPNGVPSPINHVQGKSTVIINDVGFEVASGPLNVKEVFGEDAVLIHSSGQPVVTNEWGFTLQPLQHGAFYYLI, encoded by the exons ATGGCTGCTTCAAATAGACACTGGCCTAGTATGTTCAAGTCCAAGCCTCACCTCCATCAGTGGCAACAACATGAACATCACAGAACCCTCCTGTCTTCTG GATGTGAAGAGAGGAGCAATGAGCCGAAGCCGAGATGGAACCCGAAACCGGAGCAGATTCGGATACTCGAAGCGATATTCAACTCCGGAATGGTGAATCCACCGAGAGACGAAATAAGGAGAATTAGGGTTCAGCTACAAGAGTATGGCCAAGTTGGCGATGCCAATGTTTTCTACTGGTTCCAGAACAGAAAATCAAGAAGTAAAAACAAGCAACAACGCAGCAACAAAACAAACCCTCATGCTCACACTCCAATCTCTTCAGCTTTGTCCACCATGGTTCCCccttcatcatcctcatcttcATCAGACAAATCTTCCCACAAGTCATCCACAATTGCACCATTCTCATTGAACATTTCCCCTGATGGAAGCTCCCTCAACTCCCCCACCCCTTCTGTTAATCAGCCTTTTAGCCACCACTTTCACCCTAATGGAGAATTTGTGCAAGAGCCCTTCTTTTTCCCTGTGCTCAGTGGAGGAGATCATGGTGGTGCTTTCACACAAGGGTTTAGCTTCCCCGAGATATCAACGAATGTGATCACTCAAGCTAGTCCAGTGAGTGATGAGCAGACTGGGAGGAGCTACTCTAATCTTTTGCTCACTGACTTGATGATGAATGTTGGGCCTGTGAATTATAAGAAGGCTGAAGATGGGAAGAATAAGGCCTTGCAGCAACAAGAGATATGTAGTTACAGTACTCCACCAGCAACTATGTCTACTAACTTCACATCTCTTTCTCCTAATGGGGTTCCCTCCCCTATCAATCATGTTCAAG GAAAATCAACGGTGATCATAAATGATGTGGGATTCGAGGTAGCATCAGGGCCGTTGAATGTGAAAGAAGTGTTTGGTGAAGATgcagtgctcatacactcctcTGGTCAGCCAGTGGTGACCAATGAGTGGGGGTTTACTCTGCAGCCCCTCCAGCATGGTGCTTTCTATTACCTG ATTTAG
- the LOC108205963 gene encoding uncharacterized protein LOC108205963 isoform X2 yields MGRGKFKGKPTGRRQFSTPEEMIAGTSSRPRTFKREEAEDIEDERLEEESEEESDDSEGEEKKKGTQGIIQIENPNLVKPKNMKARDIDIEKTTELSRREREEIEKQKAHERYMRLQEQGKTEQARKDLDRLALIRQQRADAARKRDEEKAAKEQKKTEARK; encoded by the exons ATGGGTCGGGGCAAATTCAAGGGGAAACCCACGGGTCGGCGCCAATTCTCCACTCCCGAGGAGATGA TTGCTGGCACTTCCTCTCGTCCCCGCACATTTAAACGg GAAGAAGCTGAGGATATAGAAGATGAAAGACTAGAAGAAGAATCTGAAGAGGAGTCGGATGATTCCGAGGGAGAAGAA AAGAAAAAAGGCACCCAAGGTATCATTCAGATAGAGAATCCTAATTTGGTGAAGCCGAAAAATATGAAAGCTCGAGATATTGAT ATCGAGAAAACAACTGAACTTTCCAGGCGTGAaag AGAAGAGATAGAGAAGCAGAAAGCCCATGAAAGGTACATGAGGTTGCAAGAACAAGGGAAAACTGAACAAGCAAGGAAAGATTTAG ATCGTTTGGCCCTTATTCGTCAACAGAGGGCAGATGCCGCCAGAAAGAGGGACGAAGAGAAAGCTG CCAAGGAACAGAAGAAGACGGAGGCTCGCAAATGA
- the LOC108206256 gene encoding putative F-box/FBD/LRR-repeat protein At4g13965, with the protein MGSPQAKRKRVYEDEDEDKLSKLPDDVIHRILSFLDAKQAVQTSVLSTRWRFVWTTLPILNFGQYQHSSPENTYNFIRHVLFNRNHQAPVSELMLCSAQSIPSDSLVEQFVDYAISHNVECLNLKLFYFHTSFKLSRLSSSSLKKLTLQVRLAEVGSQSEPECWNLPALTHLSLGLPRGNFTKQGLFLNVFDKLPGSCLTCLPALRSLNLEGWDLKLSSFAFNLPHLTTLRLTGCRNLPEIIWNFPALLSLELDGVDLPKNINCIFTTLVNLQNLKLCLTRSSMEQQHSISCPQLLNLNIVMLSYDPLYGNIKVLAPKLRNFSCVGILSITLEVPELETVNIESLIWLSREDWIYRKKLCCLLIDMLSALGNAKYLTLNLNSIEALSATDFLASLPSPFYNLEFVKLPPEYEESRISGALRSYLLGGSPKATIVTTLPLNKVNFQAVPVSVTSRKGDEHYTTQSDVKIGVYADRVRQIGCPEISNVRASSSRNSDSGLWHGHEVNLEFVGLLDIIMKNYPQTFEHSTAKSERFHTMMLNMLCTSVTEFLRTSMADFNVDIISKYKDLFADLQRWGFQLVWLLSHLNNIEQLLVSPHELHTTDSCVDDAKSKLQELQAYCLEKITEI; encoded by the exons ATGGGGTCTCCGCAAGCTAAGAGGAAGAGGGTTTATGAAGATGAAGACGAAGACAAGCTGAGCAAACTCCCTGATGACGTGATTCACAGGATACTCTCATTTCTTGATGCAAAACAAGCCGTTCAAACCAGCGTTCTCTCGACACGGTGGAGGTTTGTGTGGACTACTCTTCCTATTCTCAATTTCGGTCAGTATCAACACTCTTCCCCTGAAAACACATATAACTTTATTCGCCATGTCTTGTTTAACCGAAACCACCAGGCCCCTGTTTCCGAGTTAATGTTATGTAGTGCCCAGAGCATACCCTCGGACTCTTTAGTTGAACAGTTTGTTGATTACGCAATCTCGCACAATGTAGAGTGCTTGAATCTTAAGCTATTCTATTTTCATACCTCATTTAAGCTGTCGAGGTTGAGCTCTAGCTCGTTAAAGAAACTCACGTTACAAGTCAGACTTGCTGAAGTTGGATCTCAGTCTGAACCCGAGTGCTGGAATTTACCTGCTTTAACACATCTCAGCTTGGGGCTCCCAAGAGGGAATTTTACCAAACAGGGTTTGTTTTTGAATGTCTTTGATAAGTTACCAGGATCATGTTTGACCTGCTTGCCTGCATTGCGGAGTCTTAATCTTGAGGGTTGGGATCTGAAACTATCGTCTTTTGCGTTTAATTTGCCTCATTTAACAACCCTCCGTTTGACTGGGTGTAGAAACCTGCCCGAGATAATTTGGAACTTTCCAGCTTTATTAAGTCTAGAATTAGATGGTGTGGATCTTCCCAAGAATATCAATTGCATATTCACTACACTTGTTAATCTACAAAATCTCAAATTATGCTTAACAAGGTCGTCCATGGAACAACAACATTCAATATCATGTCCTCAACTGCTGAACTTGAATATTGTGATGCTGTCCTATGATCCCCTTTATGGTAACATCAAGGTTTTGGCACCAAAACTTCGCAATTTCAGTTGTGTTGGTATACTATCAATTACGTTGGAAGTTCCTGAGTTGGAGACTGTTAATATAGAGTCACTCATTTGGTTAAGCAGAGAGGATTGGATTTATAGGAAGAAACTATGTTGTCTATTAATAGATATGCTTTCAGCACTTGGTAATGCGAAGTATCTTACTCTCAACTTGAATAGCATTGAG GCACTCTCTGCAACAGATTTTCTTGCAAGCTTACCTTCTCCATTTTATAACTTAGAGTTTGTGAAGCTACCACCAGAATATGAAGAATCAAGAATTTCTGGTGCTCTGAGATCCTACCTACTTGGTGGCTCTCCAAAAGCCACCATTGTCACAACATTGCCTCTG AACAAAGTGAATTTTCAAGCAGTGCCAGTCTCTGTGACATCCCGAAAGGGTGATGAGCACTACACAACTCAAAGCGATGTGAAAATTGGAGTATATGCTGACAGGGTGAGACAGATTGGCTGTCCAGAGATAAGCAATGTTCGGGCTAGCTCTTCCAGAAATAGTGATTCGGGCTTATGGCATGGCCATGAAGTTAACTTAGAGTTTGTAGGCCTCCTTGATATTATCATGAAAAATTACCCACAGACTTTCGAGCACTCCACAGCCAAAAGCGAGAGGTTCCATACAATGATGTTGAATATGTTGTGCACCTCAGTGACTGAGTTTCTCAGAACCTCAATGGCTGACTTCAACGTTGATATTATTAGCAAGTACAAAGATCTATTTGCTGATCTGCAGAGATGGGGATTTCAGTTAGTTTGGCTGCTGAGCCATCTAAACAATATTGAACAACTTCTGGTCTCACCGCATGAGCTCCACACAACTGACTCTTGCGTGGACGATGCCAAAAGTAAATTACAAGAGCTGCAGGCTTATTGTTTGGAGAAGATAACAGAAATCTAG
- the LOC108205963 gene encoding uncharacterized protein LOC108205963 isoform X1: MGRGKFKGKPTGRRQFSTPEEMIAGTSSRPRTFKREEAEDIEDERLEEESEEESDDSEGEEQKKKGTQGIIQIENPNLVKPKNMKARDIDIEKTTELSRREREEIEKQKAHERYMRLQEQGKTEQARKDLDRLALIRQQRADAARKRDEEKAAKEQKKTEARK; this comes from the exons ATGGGTCGGGGCAAATTCAAGGGGAAACCCACGGGTCGGCGCCAATTCTCCACTCCCGAGGAGATGA TTGCTGGCACTTCCTCTCGTCCCCGCACATTTAAACGg GAAGAAGCTGAGGATATAGAAGATGAAAGACTAGAAGAAGAATCTGAAGAGGAGTCGGATGATTCCGAGGGAGAAGAA CAGAAGAAAAAAGGCACCCAAGGTATCATTCAGATAGAGAATCCTAATTTGGTGAAGCCGAAAAATATGAAAGCTCGAGATATTGAT ATCGAGAAAACAACTGAACTTTCCAGGCGTGAaag AGAAGAGATAGAGAAGCAGAAAGCCCATGAAAGGTACATGAGGTTGCAAGAACAAGGGAAAACTGAACAAGCAAGGAAAGATTTAG ATCGTTTGGCCCTTATTCGTCAACAGAGGGCAGATGCCGCCAGAAAGAGGGACGAAGAGAAAGCTG CCAAGGAACAGAAGAAGACGGAGGCTCGCAAATGA